From Arcticibacter tournemirensis, one genomic window encodes:
- a CDS encoding macro domain-containing protein has product MNYHIRSFSTRSYWAYALWSVDSLKTFVAVVAGIWTFVDILDSFHCLEKAKLPLWLLAPLFIFGIVVVIFTRRPVKKIKYKYPGMDLTIEVLIGDLFAVPGQKVISTNTTFDTDTGSGIISLNSLQGQFTQKYYPGDIPKLDAELAQGLSGITSTTVQKQSGKTTRYDFGTTVKLRIAGDYFYWFAMADLNASNTATTKLKHINQALEGLWEFIETKGEKLDTVIPVVGSGLGRLSTSRKKLIALIAQSFVTASESQIFANKLTIVIHPTDVDKANLNLFEVKDLLHHYLP; this is encoded by the coding sequence ATGAACTATCACATCAGATCATTTAGTACCAGGTCATATTGGGCGTATGCTTTATGGTCTGTAGACTCATTAAAGACATTTGTTGCTGTTGTAGCAGGAATATGGACTTTTGTAGATATTTTAGATTCCTTTCACTGTCTTGAAAAAGCAAAACTACCTTTATGGTTGCTCGCGCCTTTGTTTATATTCGGAATTGTGGTCGTTATATTTACCAGAAGGCCAGTTAAGAAAATCAAGTATAAATATCCTGGAATGGATTTAACGATTGAAGTTCTAATTGGTGATCTATTCGCAGTCCCGGGACAGAAGGTTATAAGTACAAATACTACGTTTGACACAGACACAGGTAGTGGAATAATTTCCTTAAATAGCTTACAGGGCCAGTTCACTCAAAAATATTACCCTGGAGATATTCCAAAATTAGATGCCGAGCTTGCCCAAGGCCTAAGTGGTATTACCAGTACAACTGTACAGAAACAGTCTGGAAAAACTACTCGCTATGATTTTGGTACAACAGTCAAACTAAGAATTGCAGGTGATTATTTTTACTGGTTTGCCATGGCAGATCTAAATGCAAGCAATACTGCAACCACCAAACTTAAGCATATAAACCAGGCACTAGAAGGTTTGTGGGAATTCATTGAAACTAAAGGAGAAAAATTAGATACGGTAATCCCAGTAGTGGGTTCTGGACTTGGCAGGCTTTCTACCAGTCGTAAAAAATTGATTGCTTTGATCGCACAATCATTTGTAACAGCTTCTGAAAGTCAAATCTTCGCAAATAAGCTTACCATTGTGATTCATCCCACTGATGTTGACAAGGCAAATTTGAATTTATTTGAGGTCAAAGACTTACTTCATCATTATCTGCCATAA
- a CDS encoding TIR domain-containing protein: MATCYTCFDGDNDIHYYRLMQAWHENENFNFTFVNAHDITQARDSSTEETIKRSLRIRLDSSDVLIVLVGDSTKNLFKFVRWEIEVAIEKNMPIIVVNLNKKRHMDSDLCPPILRNTLAIHIPFAHKIVDFAIKYWPSWHKAHQQNGKTGPFYYEQNVYTDLGI; the protein is encoded by the coding sequence ATGGCTACTTGTTACACATGTTTTGACGGGGATAATGACATTCATTATTACCGACTAATGCAAGCATGGCACGAAAATGAAAATTTTAATTTCACTTTTGTGAATGCTCACGATATCACCCAAGCAAGGGATTCCAGTACAGAAGAAACCATTAAGCGTAGTCTTCGAATCAGGCTAGATTCCAGTGATGTTTTAATTGTATTGGTTGGGGACAGCACAAAGAATCTTTTTAAATTTGTTCGCTGGGAAATTGAAGTAGCAATTGAGAAAAACATGCCAATTATCGTTGTTAATTTGAACAAGAAGAGGCATATGGATTCCGATTTATGCCCTCCAATATTACGAAATACGTTGGCTATTCATATACCTTTTGCCCATAAGATAGTTGATTTTGCCATAAAATATTGGCCCAGCTGGCATAAAGCTCATCAACAAAATGGCAAGACCGGTCCGTTTTATTACGAGCAAAATGTGTACACTGACTTGGGTATATAA
- the istA gene encoding IS21 family transposase translates to MAGKPRPMSQIKQLLRLHTQGYSIKAIARTLNISKNTVKSYLAKLQSAALDPQELLQLEDPVLETRFHSGNPAYKDPRYIHFKGKLEYLSKELKKIGMTKKLLWDEYILGFPQGYAYSQFCFHLHQQLVARKPTSVLSHEPADKLFVDFAGKQISYTDRQTGEIISCQLFVACLPFSDYAFAMAVPSQRIGDFLYALSCCLKELGGVPRVLVPDNLKSAIVKADRYEPEVNRSLEDFANHYQMSVVPARPGRPRDKSLVENQVKLLYTRVYARLRNRQFFDLASLNQAISEKVREHNQTRMQRKDYCREERFLAAEKPLLSELPQQDFELKHYCEPKVASNGHVSVQKHFYSVPYTLIGSKVKVIYTRSMVSIYAEGKQVAVHIRSYSGGYTSVKEHLSSANQAWLNRSPEYYLERARYKSEDLYRLLEIIFQQDRYPEQLYRTCDGLFRLHRNTEAEKFTRVCRIAVQHRICSYKAIQKILENNMTLYLQEESIEHPLPAHNNIRGKEYYIQSTIHF, encoded by the coding sequence ATGGCCGGAAAACCAAGACCCATGAGTCAGATAAAACAACTATTACGCTTACACACCCAGGGCTATTCTATTAAGGCCATCGCACGAACGCTGAACATCAGCAAGAACACGGTGAAGTCTTATCTTGCCAAGCTTCAGTCTGCTGCCCTGGACCCACAGGAACTGCTTCAGTTGGAGGATCCTGTCCTGGAAACCCGGTTCCATTCCGGTAATCCTGCTTATAAGGATCCACGTTATATTCATTTCAAAGGAAAACTGGAATATCTCTCCAAAGAGCTTAAAAAAATAGGGATGACTAAAAAACTGCTGTGGGATGAATACATTCTGGGTTTTCCCCAGGGGTATGCCTACTCCCAGTTCTGCTTTCATCTGCATCAGCAGCTTGTTGCCCGTAAGCCGACCTCTGTATTAAGCCATGAGCCTGCCGATAAGCTGTTCGTCGACTTCGCCGGCAAACAGATCAGTTATACAGACCGCCAGACCGGGGAAATTATCAGTTGCCAGTTGTTTGTAGCCTGTCTTCCTTTTTCTGATTATGCTTTTGCTATGGCTGTACCCTCTCAGCGAATCGGTGACTTTCTGTATGCCCTTTCCTGCTGCCTGAAAGAATTGGGCGGGGTACCCCGGGTACTGGTACCCGATAACCTTAAGTCTGCTATCGTCAAGGCAGACCGGTATGAGCCGGAGGTCAACCGGAGCCTGGAAGACTTTGCCAATCATTATCAGATGTCGGTCGTGCCTGCAAGACCGGGCCGTCCCCGCGATAAAAGTCTGGTTGAGAACCAGGTAAAGCTGCTCTATACCAGAGTGTATGCCCGGCTGCGCAACCGGCAGTTCTTCGATCTGGCTTCTCTAAATCAGGCCATCAGCGAAAAAGTACGCGAGCATAACCAGACCCGCATGCAGCGTAAGGACTACTGCAGGGAAGAACGCTTCCTGGCCGCTGAAAAGCCGTTACTCTCTGAGCTGCCCCAGCAGGACTTTGAACTAAAACACTATTGTGAACCCAAGGTAGCCAGTAACGGGCATGTCAGTGTTCAGAAACACTTTTACAGTGTTCCCTACACGCTGATTGGTTCCAAAGTAAAGGTGATCTATACCCGCAGTATGGTCTCTATCTATGCTGAAGGGAAACAGGTGGCTGTCCATATCAGAAGCTACAGCGGGGGATATACTTCGGTAAAGGAACATCTGAGTTCTGCTAATCAGGCCTGGCTGAACCGCAGTCCGGAATATTACCTGGAGCGGGCCCGTTATAAGTCGGAAGATCTCTACCGCCTCCTTGAGATCATCTTTCAGCAGGACCGTTATCCAGAGCAGTTGTACCGCACCTGCGACGGCCTGTTCCGTTTACACCGGAATACCGAGGCAGAAAAGTTCACCCGTGTTTGCCGGATCGCTGTGCAGCACCGGATCTGCTCCTATAAGGCCATCCAGAAAATACTGGAGAACAACATGACGCTCTATCTGCAGGAGGAGAGCATTGAACATCCGCTTCCTGCCCATAACAATATCAGAGGAAAAGAATACTATATACAATCCACTATTCACTTTTAA
- the istB gene encoding IS21-like element helper ATPase IstB yields MQIETQLKELRLHGMCRSWQVLLETRRHHELNLSEGLQLLLQAEQEQRSGKRFDRLLKNAGFRYRASVEELNMDASRGIDRSLITDLAMGTYLSSGDAVLISGASGAGKSFLASALGHQACAQGYKVAYYNLQKLLLRTKMSRIDGSIYKFMEKLSRTELLILDDFGLTHLEQQQRMDLMEIIEDRHGRKSTIIASQLPVASWYDVIGEETIADAILDRLVHTAYRIELKGESLRKKR; encoded by the coding sequence ATGCAAATCGAAACACAACTCAAAGAGCTGCGCCTGCATGGAATGTGCCGCAGTTGGCAGGTACTGCTGGAGACCCGCCGCCATCACGAACTGAACCTCTCAGAGGGCCTACAATTGCTGCTGCAGGCCGAACAGGAACAGCGCAGCGGAAAACGCTTTGACCGTCTGCTTAAAAATGCCGGCTTCCGCTACCGGGCTTCTGTGGAAGAACTGAACATGGATGCCTCCAGGGGGATTGACCGTTCACTCATTACGGACCTTGCCATGGGAACTTATCTCTCCAGTGGAGATGCCGTTCTGATCAGCGGGGCCTCAGGTGCCGGTAAAAGCTTTCTGGCTTCTGCCCTGGGGCACCAGGCTTGTGCACAGGGATATAAAGTGGCTTATTATAACCTGCAGAAGTTACTGCTGCGCACGAAGATGAGCCGGATTGATGGGAGCATCTATAAGTTTATGGAAAAGCTTTCGCGCACGGAACTGCTCATTCTGGACGACTTCGGACTCACTCACCTGGAACAGCAGCAACGCATGGATCTGATGGAAATCATAGAAGACCGTCATGGCCGCAAATCTACTATCATCGCCAGCCAGCTGCCGGTGGCAAGCTGGTATGATGTGATCGGTGAAGAGACGATTGCTGATGCCATACTCGACCGGTTGGTACATACCGCTTACCGAATTGAACTTAAAGGTGAAAGTCTAAGAAAAAAAAGGTAA
- a CDS encoding DUF2971 domain-containing protein → MIHHYTSVETLALILKYGKIRFNRLDLVDDVSELEGIAQFFSTHIFVSCWTEEAEESIPLWKMYTPNMAGVKISFPKNLFKRKFVPAFNEANYGSNQDYWGPLSKEETFTDNYIIMNLFDKPNSFYKKIVYRNDYPEIYKSFFVADEKGYHVKNTFDLGLYKKTQWEFQQESRFTLLAHPLLPLDHPLVNHSKFKQMELVNYCMSYGIGNSVEYIDVEIDSDKLQNIIVTTGPLCSHSNEIIVESLLKIYAPNGTAKRSALKGIIRK, encoded by the coding sequence ATGATCCATCATTATACATCTGTCGAAACGCTCGCCTTAATCCTTAAGTATGGAAAAATCCGATTTAATAGACTTGATTTAGTTGACGATGTTTCTGAGCTTGAAGGTATAGCACAATTTTTTTCAACCCATATATTTGTGTCGTGCTGGACCGAAGAGGCTGAAGAAAGCATCCCTTTGTGGAAGATGTATACACCAAACATGGCTGGGGTAAAAATTTCATTTCCTAAGAATCTGTTTAAGAGAAAATTTGTCCCGGCGTTTAATGAAGCGAATTATGGCAGTAATCAAGATTATTGGGGCCCCCTAAGTAAAGAAGAAACATTTACCGACAATTATATAATAATGAATTTGTTTGACAAACCAAATTCATTTTATAAGAAAATTGTTTATAGAAATGATTATCCAGAAATATACAAAAGTTTCTTCGTGGCTGATGAAAAAGGCTATCATGTTAAAAATACCTTTGATTTGGGTCTGTACAAAAAGACTCAATGGGAATTTCAGCAAGAAAGTCGTTTTACCCTGTTAGCACATCCTTTATTACCTCTTGATCATCCGCTAGTGAATCATTCCAAGTTCAAGCAAATGGAATTAGTTAATTATTGCATGAGCTATGGCATCGGAAATTCTGTTGAGTATATTGATGTGGAAATAGATAGTGATAAACTTCAAAATATTATCGTGACGACAGGACCTCTTTGTTCCCATTCTAATGAAATTATAGTGGAATCGTTATTGAAAATATATGCACCTAATGGCACGGCAAAACGTAGTGCACTGAAAGGGATTATCCGAAAGTAA
- a CDS encoding SusC/RagA family TonB-linked outer membrane protein → MKPKTGCTGSPLPFFRPSKHRKQVHYSNSSTTKYNDDNRLQGLYIVLFYLLLITVLSLSDIISSYAQTIQSVQGRVVDERGEPLTGAIVKIKGHTAGTSTGKNGEFSLRQIPADGVLLVSFIGYKTKELAVPAVKTSLLITMVPDATQLQEVEVVSTGYQQIPKERATGSFVQIDSALLSRRVSTNFLDRLDGITSGLVFNRQPGATDQNMLNFIQLRGRSTLGSYGAPLLVVDNFPYEGSITDINPNDIRNITVLKDATAASVWGARSGNGVIVITTNKGRLNGKPQLTVSSAVSVTQKPDLYAASLPQLSADQYIEAEQFLFNRGAYNQAISNGYTGLSPAVEIFLASKNGLISPSDSLARINTLKGYDSRKDLLNYYYRHALNQQYYAAISGGSTSAKYYFSAGYDKDLQNVRNSDNDRVSLNANHSYFLLDNRLELATRLVYTASRSESGASVSGLYPYDRLADNEGNALALVNNAAGSLRLAYTDTAGAGKLLDWKYRPLDEIRKGYSTAQSERNSYLLNFSLNYRVNNSLNASLIYGYERGDSETGRLNEEQSFYTRSLINTFTQITGSSVTYGMPRGDILVNGENSARSHNGRFQADYNHTWHKHSLTALAGYEIRQVTNFNTGYTLYGYNPATATNQNAAIIPDRYYPYYYGSGSGTISTVLSQDGTEYHFLSAYANASYTYSGRYTASMSIRKDESNLFGVKTNQKGVPLWSAGLAWNATGEPFYRFAWLPSLKIRATYGYTGNVDNSLSALLTASGRSTNLNMYNDLYLAIVNPPNPSLRWEKVRNMNLGLDFRLKENRLSGSVDLWRKKGVDLIGQSPLAPQTGVVSFKGNSANTRSRGVDVQLNSVNLKGAFGWNTGLLYNYSKDEVTKYMVESGSNFSVVTTNSINPLPGYPQYAVFSFKYAGLDATGAPLGYLNGEQSNDYSGIYNSSNRADLVYNGPAVPVHSGSLMNTFTFKGFALSVNISYKLGYYFRRQSLDNSSLYGGNGVVYAGQADYDKRWQKPGDELITNVPALIYPANTYRSALYTYSDALVENAGNIRLRDLRLNYHAGKSAWHPFRNLDLFAYLDNAGILWRANKHHIDPEPWYAVRSLSFGLKAAL, encoded by the coding sequence ATGAAGCCCAAAACAGGCTGCACAGGATCCCCATTGCCGTTTTTCCGGCCCAGCAAACACAGAAAGCAAGTCCATTATTCGAACTCTTCAACAACTAAATACAATGATGATAATCGTTTACAAGGCCTTTACATTGTTTTATTCTATCTGCTCCTCATTACAGTTCTTTCCCTCTCTGATATTATCAGTTCTTATGCGCAAACCATTCAGTCCGTCCAGGGTCGCGTAGTCGATGAAAGAGGCGAACCTCTTACCGGGGCCATCGTGAAAATCAAAGGCCATACAGCCGGTACTTCTACCGGGAAGAATGGCGAATTTTCTCTCCGGCAGATTCCTGCTGATGGGGTTTTGCTCGTCTCCTTCATAGGTTATAAAACAAAAGAGCTTGCCGTTCCGGCTGTAAAAACCAGCCTTCTTATTACCATGGTTCCCGATGCCACCCAACTTCAGGAGGTTGAGGTGGTCAGCACCGGCTATCAGCAGATCCCGAAAGAACGGGCTACCGGAAGCTTCGTGCAGATAGACAGTGCCCTGCTGAGCCGCAGGGTAAGCACCAACTTTCTTGACCGGCTCGATGGAATAACCAGCGGATTGGTGTTTAACCGTCAGCCGGGTGCTACCGACCAGAATATGCTGAATTTTATTCAGTTGCGCGGACGCTCTACGCTTGGCAGCTATGGCGCTCCGCTTTTAGTAGTAGATAATTTCCCCTATGAGGGCAGCATCACAGATATCAATCCCAACGACATCCGGAATATTACCGTACTAAAAGACGCCACGGCGGCTTCAGTATGGGGCGCCCGCTCGGGAAATGGGGTCATTGTGATTACTACCAACAAAGGGCGGCTCAATGGAAAGCCCCAGCTAACGGTCAGCTCGGCAGTGTCTGTTACACAGAAACCAGATTTATATGCTGCCAGCCTCCCGCAGCTGAGCGCTGATCAATATATCGAAGCCGAGCAGTTTCTGTTTAACCGCGGGGCATACAACCAGGCAATCAGTAACGGATATACCGGCCTCTCTCCGGCAGTCGAGATCTTCCTTGCATCAAAAAATGGACTGATATCACCCTCTGATTCTCTTGCCCGTATCAATACCCTGAAAGGGTACGATTCGAGAAAAGACCTCCTTAACTATTACTACCGGCATGCGCTCAATCAGCAATACTATGCTGCCATTTCGGGCGGAAGTACGTCTGCAAAATATTATTTCTCGGCAGGCTATGATAAAGATCTGCAAAATGTGCGTAACAGCGATAATGACCGCGTCAGCCTGAATGCCAACCATTCTTATTTTCTGCTTGATAACCGGCTGGAACTGGCTACCCGCCTTGTTTATACGGCCAGCCGCTCTGAATCGGGAGCGTCGGTTTCCGGCTTGTATCCGTATGACCGCCTGGCAGATAACGAGGGAAATGCGCTTGCTTTGGTAAATAATGCGGCGGGGTCGCTGCGACTGGCCTATACGGATACTGCCGGGGCCGGTAAGCTGCTCGACTGGAAGTACCGCCCGCTTGACGAGATCAGGAAGGGCTATAGCACGGCTCAATCAGAGCGGAACAGCTACCTGCTCAATTTCTCCCTGAACTACCGCGTGAATAACAGCCTGAATGCTTCTCTTATTTATGGCTATGAGCGGGGGGACAGCGAAACCGGCAGGCTGAATGAGGAACAGTCGTTTTATACGCGCAGCCTGATCAACACCTTTACGCAGATAACCGGCTCGTCGGTAACGTATGGAATGCCCCGTGGCGACATTCTTGTGAATGGAGAGAACTCGGCACGGTCGCACAACGGCAGGTTCCAGGCAGATTATAACCATACCTGGCACAAGCATTCGCTGACAGCACTAGCCGGATACGAAATAAGGCAGGTTACTAATTTTAATACAGGCTATACGCTGTATGGCTACAATCCGGCAACTGCTACCAACCAGAACGCTGCGATCATTCCCGACCGGTATTATCCTTATTACTATGGCTCTGGGAGCGGAACGATCAGCACGGTGCTGTCGCAGGATGGCACGGAATATCATTTTCTGTCGGCTTATGCCAATGCCTCTTACACCTATTCAGGCAGGTATACTGCCTCCATGAGTATACGGAAGGATGAATCAAACCTGTTTGGCGTGAAAACCAACCAGAAAGGGGTTCCCCTGTGGAGCGCCGGACTTGCCTGGAATGCCACCGGCGAGCCTTTTTACCGCTTTGCCTGGTTGCCCTCGCTGAAGATAAGGGCTACATACGGCTATACCGGCAATGTGGATAACAGCCTTTCGGCGCTGCTGACGGCCTCGGGCAGAAGTACCAACCTGAATATGTACAACGACCTGTACCTCGCCATTGTAAATCCGCCCAACCCATCGCTGAGGTGGGAAAAAGTCCGGAATATGAACCTGGGGCTTGATTTTAGACTGAAAGAGAACAGGCTGAGCGGAAGTGTCGACCTCTGGCGGAAGAAAGGGGTAGACCTGATTGGCCAGAGTCCTCTTGCTCCTCAAACGGGAGTCGTTTCTTTTAAGGGCAATTCGGCTAACACGCGTTCCAGGGGAGTGGATGTGCAGCTTAATTCTGTCAACCTGAAGGGGGCTTTCGGCTGGAACACCGGCCTGCTGTATAACTACAGCAAGGATGAAGTAACGAAATACATGGTTGAAAGCGGCAGCAACTTCAGCGTGGTAACTACTAACTCTATTAACCCCTTGCCGGGCTATCCGCAATATGCTGTTTTCAGCTTTAAATATGCCGGGCTGGATGCCACCGGCGCGCCGCTCGGCTACCTGAATGGTGAACAAAGCAACGATTACAGTGGTATTTACAATTCTTCGAACCGCGCCGATCTGGTTTACAACGGCCCTGCCGTGCCGGTACACTCGGGAAGCCTGATGAATACTTTTACGTTCAAAGGATTTGCCCTCTCGGTAAACATCAGCTATAAGCTGGGCTACTATTTCAGGAGGCAGTCGCTGGATAACAGTTCGCTCTACGGGGGAAATGGTGTGGTATATGCGGGGCAGGCTGATTACGATAAACGCTGGCAGAAACCGGGCGATGAGTTGATAACTAACGTCCCGGCATTGATATATCCGGCCAACACCTATCGCAGCGCCCTTTATACGTACTCGGATGCCCTGGTAGAAAATGCAGGCAACATCCGTCTCCGCGACCTCCGGCTGAACTATCATGCAGGGAAAAGCGCCTGGCATCCCTTCCGTAATCTCGATCTCTTTGCTTACCTCGATAATGCAGGCATTCTCTGGCGGGCTAACAAACATCACATCGATCCTGAACCGTGGTATGCGGTCCGCTCGCTGTCATTCGGATTGAAAGCAGCGCTCTGA
- a CDS encoding RagB/SusD family nutrient uptake outer membrane protein: protein MKRHLLNNYWIGILLLLAACDKDSFLDKKSSTAIVSPTRLTDFQQLLDNTIFNYTAALPQLAADEYEVSYASWQASASVTQRNSYIWAKDIYGGEKNVRDWNVAFTQIFYTNAVLEGLASSESAGTPTGQFIKGQALFKRAYACYDLVRNFCKAYDEATAATDAGIPIRLNAGVNEIAQRASLKRSMDQVLTDLRSAVPLLPAARPSTDLFRPSKPAVYALIARVYLDMRHYTEAEAYADSCLALYSRLIDYNSVSTSSATPFSTTNDELIYNTCGFANATQAYTFIQASTSSAAKVPAALTGLYAASDLRLKVFYARAADGSYTRKRGYYGSGNYPFTGLATDEVYLVKAECLARRGETAASLLALNTLLQKRFVNTAAYVPVTAATPQEALDKVLLERRKELSWRCLRWPDLKRLNKEGAGIVLSRELNGETYTLEPNSPRYVLPIPDDEIALSGITQNER from the coding sequence ATGAAAAGACATTTATTGAACAACTACTGGATTGGCATTCTGCTCTTACTTGCGGCATGTGATAAAGACAGCTTCCTTGATAAAAAGAGCTCGACTGCTATTGTCTCGCCCACCAGGCTTACCGACTTTCAGCAGTTACTGGATAATACGATTTTTAACTACACGGCGGCTTTGCCTCAGCTGGCTGCGGACGAATACGAAGTAAGTTATGCCAGCTGGCAGGCTTCGGCCTCTGTTACTCAGAGGAACTCGTATATCTGGGCAAAGGATATATACGGCGGCGAAAAGAACGTGCGCGACTGGAATGTTGCCTTCACCCAAATATTTTACACGAATGCGGTGCTGGAAGGGCTGGCATCGTCGGAAAGCGCCGGTACCCCGACCGGCCAGTTTATTAAAGGCCAGGCGCTGTTTAAGCGCGCCTACGCCTGTTATGATCTGGTCCGCAATTTTTGTAAGGCGTATGACGAAGCAACGGCTGCCACAGATGCCGGAATTCCGATCCGCCTGAATGCCGGGGTTAACGAGATAGCGCAGCGCGCTTCCCTGAAGCGGAGTATGGACCAGGTTTTGACCGATCTGCGCTCTGCCGTCCCGCTGTTACCGGCTGCGCGGCCTTCCACAGATTTGTTCCGTCCGTCAAAGCCAGCGGTCTATGCCCTGATTGCCCGTGTTTATCTGGATATGCGACACTATACGGAGGCAGAGGCATATGCTGATTCGTGCCTGGCGCTGTATAGCAGGCTTATTGACTACAACAGCGTGAGCACCTCGTCGGCTACTCCTTTTTCGACCACCAACGACGAGCTGATCTATAATACCTGCGGATTTGCGAATGCCACCCAGGCCTATACGTTTATACAGGCATCCACCTCATCGGCTGCTAAGGTGCCGGCTGCCCTTACCGGTTTGTATGCTGCCAGCGACCTGCGTCTGAAAGTGTTTTACGCCCGGGCGGCCGATGGAAGCTACACGCGAAAAAGGGGGTATTACGGAAGCGGAAACTATCCGTTCACGGGCCTGGCTACCGACGAAGTTTATCTCGTTAAGGCTGAATGCCTCGCCAGGAGAGGGGAAACGGCGGCGTCCTTACTGGCATTGAACACATTGCTGCAAAAGAGATTTGTGAACACGGCAGCTTACGTGCCTGTTACGGCTGCCACACCGCAGGAGGCGCTGGACAAGGTTTTACTGGAACGGCGGAAAGAACTTTCGTGGCGCTGCCTTCGCTGGCCCGACCTGAAGCGGCTCAACAAAGAAGGTGCAGGCATCGTCCTCAGCCGCGAGCTGAACGGCGAAACGTATACACTCGAACCCAATTCGCCCCGGTATGTGCTCCCGATTCCCGACGACGAGATCGCTCTTAGCGGGATAACCCAGAATGAACGTTAA
- a CDS encoding TlpA family protein disulfide reductase produces MKCIKLKIRWRLLFACTLFLLISASLAGQAGPAAPPLQAVIDLIAEDSSMLEDAVFRYETLKGGVNSLYSLQANAGEEKITGRESRHVILLPEAYSYVRLSYKAAYHQGEDPDLRQPLGVDPWLLQDGDTVVIHLSRRKNGVWFSGNAATKMTCMLRIRRKFRNGIGSFSRSNNLYRQARYSEALEAKKQQFDSLYTVCSGILNEYRPQISARAAALLATDCLAYYYTMMVNHFSLAGDEPDLRASFDDTKKVFMRYFGSFKEGNNRDEGLLTQSYFYADFLLKKDMALLAFRNSSADAFRKCTFEELTDFIARNYQGMLRDKLLLLAFYRSGKGKNLTEKELSQSIDKAGDSRYGRALREYATRISAGIPAYNFSLWDEAGKVVRLADLRGKLLVMDFWFTGCHGCTLMAEKLKPLAGKYKDNPRVLFISVSIDRKRDQWLRSVKEEKYSGKHELNLWLGTGTGRCPLPEYYNFDSYPQLMVISADGKLITTSPPDPRRSEEAFISFIEGSL; encoded by the coding sequence ATGAAATGTATCAAGTTAAAAATACGATGGCGCCTGCTTTTTGCCTGTACGCTTTTTCTTCTTATTTCGGCCTCCTTAGCCGGACAGGCAGGGCCTGCGGCGCCACCTTTACAGGCTGTGATCGACCTGATCGCCGAAGACAGCAGCATGCTGGAGGACGCGGTATTCCGCTACGAAACTTTAAAAGGAGGGGTTAACTCTCTTTATTCTTTACAGGCAAACGCCGGAGAGGAAAAGATAACAGGGCGGGAAAGCCGTCATGTTATCCTGCTCCCGGAGGCATACAGCTATGTAAGGCTTTCATACAAGGCCGCGTATCACCAGGGCGAAGACCCCGATCTTCGTCAGCCACTGGGGGTGGATCCATGGCTTTTGCAGGATGGCGATACCGTCGTTATTCACCTTAGCCGCAGAAAGAACGGTGTATGGTTCAGCGGAAATGCAGCCACCAAAATGACCTGCATGCTCCGCATCCGGCGGAAATTCAGGAACGGGATCGGCAGTTTCAGCCGCTCAAATAACCTGTACCGGCAGGCTCGCTACAGCGAGGCACTGGAAGCAAAGAAGCAGCAGTTCGATTCATTGTATACGGTGTGTTCGGGGATATTGAATGAGTACCGCCCGCAGATCAGCGCACGGGCTGCAGCGCTGTTGGCCACAGACTGTCTGGCCTACTATTATACGATGATGGTGAACCACTTTAGTCTTGCGGGAGACGAGCCTGATCTGCGTGCTTCATTTGATGATACGAAAAAGGTGTTTATGCGCTATTTCGGAAGTTTCAAAGAAGGGAATAATAGAGACGAGGGGCTGCTTACGCAATCGTACTTTTATGCTGATTTCCTGCTGAAAAAGGATATGGCATTGCTGGCGTTCCGCAATAGTTCTGCGGATGCTTTTCGTAAATGTACGTTTGAAGAACTAACGGACTTTATTGCCCGGAACTATCAGGGGATGCTGCGTGATAAGCTTCTTTTGCTGGCCTTTTACCGGAGTGGAAAAGGGAAGAATCTTACCGAAAAAGAGCTAAGCCAGAGTATTGATAAGGCCGGCGACAGCCGCTATGGCCGGGCATTGAGGGAATATGCGACGAGAATAAGCGCCGGTATACCTGCATATAACTTTTCGCTTTGGGATGAAGCAGGAAAGGTGGTGCGGCTGGCCGATCTCCGTGGAAAACTTCTGGTAATGGATTTCTGGTTTACAGGTTGCCATGGCTGCACCCTTATGGCTGAAAAGTTAAAGCCTCTGGCCGGGAAATATAAAGACAATCCGCGTGTGCTGTTTATATCGGTAAGTATAGACCGTAAAAGAGACCAGTGGCTCAGGAGTGTGAAAGAAGAGAAATATTCGGGCAAGCACGAGCTTAACCTTTGGCTGGGTACCGGTACCGGGAGGTGCCCTCTTCCGGAGTATTATAATTTTGATAGTTATCCGCAGCTGATGGTCATTTCGGCCGATGGGAAGCTCATCACCACCTCTCCTCCGGACCCCAGGCGCAGCGAAGAAGCGTTTATTTCTTTTATTGAAGGCTCCTTATAA